TCAATTTCTTTGCTATGGAGGTTATACTTCTGAGCGGCCTTAATGGAGTCGTTTTGTTTAAAGAGAAGACTCACCTCTACTACTCCCTGGAATTTCCCTTTACTATTTTTCTTATATATGATGGATTGACCAATAACAGTAAGGTAGGTTTCAATATAAGGTCCTGTTTGGGGAGCAGAAAACGTTGAATAACTCAGATAAGCCTTTAGGCCAGCCTGGGAAACCAATGAAGAAGCAAGTAATATTATTGCAACAATAAGTTTTAAAAATCTTTTAAAACCAACAATTGCTGTTAAACACTTCATTTTTTTACTTATTTAATAGAAAAATCTTATAATTTTGTCCCCGGAGGAATGGCAGAGCGGTTTAACGCGGCAGTCTTGAAAACTGTTGTAGGTAACACTACCGGGGGTTCGAATCCCTCTTCCTCCGCTGCTTGAAGGGCAAATCTCTAAATGAGATTTGCCCTTTTTCATTCCCTACAGCACATACCGTTTCTGACAAAACATCTACCAAAATACGGAAATTACTCGTTCTGAATAAGTATTTTTCTGGTAATAACCCTTTGCTGATCGATTAGTTTCAACAAATACATACCGCTGCTAAAGCCCGAAATATCAATCTTGTGCACAACCCCGGTTTTACAATTAACGGGTTCATCAAGTAATAATTGTCCTGCCAAACTTTCTATTTTTAACTGAACATTTTCCAATCGATGATCCAAAAAAGTCAGGTTCAACTCTCCTGATGAAGGATTAGGAAAAATACTTACCCCCAGGAGCCTTTCAACAGATTCATTGATACCAATTATATTCATAAAAACGGTATCGGAATTTACAACACATCCGCTTATGCTGTCATAAGCCTGTACCCAGTAATTTCCCGTAATTGTTACTGTATCAACAAACGAAATTTTATTGGTATCAATTTTCCCATTTACGTACCATTGCAGTGGATATTTCAATGAGTCAGTAGTAAGTACATTTCCTGATCTGTTAATATTTGGTTTGATGCGATCGCTACAGGTTATTACAGTATCCGGAGCCGAGGTAAAATAACAGTTGCTTCCACTATAAGATATAATGACCCGGTATATACCGGATTGTAATGCAATATGTTGTTTATTAACCGATCCGGATATATGATTGTTGTTATAATCCCATTGATATGTTAAGGCGGCGCTGGAAATAAGCGTATCTGCCTTTTGAGTAATAACGGGTGTTACTGAGGTTACAGATGTTTGATAATAAGTACCAATGGCAATAAGATTGCTGCAATCATTCGGAACCTGAATACCGAAAAGAGAAGATTCCTGGCCCAAAGTATATACTGTTGATTTTTCTTTAAAATCCCAAAAATTTTGAGTTATAGAAGTATACGCACCACCATTCATTTTTATTTTTGTGCCGATTTCATTTTCAAGATCAGAGACCAGCATAAAAGCCTTGCCGGAAGTAACACCGGAAGGAACGGCAATATTATATATTGTTGAAGTTATTGTATCAAATTTTGCCATTAAATACCCGTCATTGATCTTAATATGTCCGGTATAACCGGAAGTTGTATCTGTATATATAACCAAAAGCGTGGCCCCATTCGTATCACTTTTTGTAAAAGTAGTATCAGTCGGTAATCCTGAAATGAAATAAGTACCATTACCACTTACCAGCGACGTTACATCAGCCCTAAATGCCGCACCATAATCACCCCAACATTTTGGCTTACCCCTTCCAATGAGAGTTCCAGCGAATGTTTTTGAAATACTGACAGGATTTTGAACAGTTACACTTAATACCGAATCCTTCCCGGAAATGTCCCACCATAAAAATGCAGAATTAATTTTCGCCGAAGAAGGAATACTACTTATAACAATAGGAGCCGGTTGATCCATGCCAATATAGGGTAATGCTACTACTGACATTCTTTTGCCAAGTAAAACACTACCTGATGTATAATTAAGCCCACAGGAGGACAAACTAACTAAATTTTTAAGGGTGTCGACTGAAGATGGTTGAATAAATCCAGCTTGAGCTTTAACAACTTTCAATATTGGAGATTTATTATGTTCCGTTTGTGAAAATGAACAAAAAGGCACTAAAAGCAAGTAAGAAACTACTACAAACCGCCAGATTTTGACCATAATAATGATTTTTAACGAAATTGTAGAAATATATGATAATTTAAAAACTTTACAAAATAAAACGAACAATAATAAACATTTTTTTAGCACAAAAAATGTAATGGTTATTCATTTTTAAATCATATTTGCAAACATCCTATCTACCTGATTTTTAATTAATATAGGACGATATTTAAAACATGTCCTTTAAATATATAAACACATAAAAATGATCAATAAAATTACCCCTCTTTTATATTTAACAGCTTCATTTAATTTTCTACTATCAGTTTGTCAAATTCGACAAGCCAACTTTTAATATTTCGCTTACCATCAAAAGTTGGATTCGTACACATGGACACAATAACTAAACTACTACAAAACATAAAAGTCAAGCAAGTTCTTTTTTCGCTGGCTTTCGCATTTATAGGAGTAAGTAAAGTGTTAGCCGCAGTAACTGTTACCGTACCATCACTAACGATAAATACGTGTTCTATTTATCCTACAAGTTATAACGCACTAGGAAATATCGTAATAACAGAAAATGCGAAAGGTGATTTCGCCGTCGGTTCACCTCTGACTCTTATACTTACCGCCCCTGCCAACTTTCAATTTCTGGCAGATTCAGGAAGCACCGCAATATCAGCAGGTGGCAACTTGTCGATCGATTCCACTGTTGTTACTTCAACCACAATCACCGTATATTATAATTGCGTAAACACCAACAAGTTTGATGTAATGACAATAAGTGGTATTATGGTAAGAGGGATTACCGGTACCAGTTCCGCTAACGCAACCCGAACAGGTGGTTCGGGAACTATAAGCGGCCTTATAGCCGGAACCGCTGTTGCCTCATTAACTTCGGCTAACGTTATTACACCTGTTGGTGGAAGTGCTGTTTCGTCAGTTACAAACCCTGTTTGTAATAACACAGCAACTACATTGTCCCTTTCTGGCAGCACTGATGCTACTTCATACCAATGGCAATCCTCAAACGATGATATAACCTTTTCGGATATTGTCGGAGCCACCTCTTCAACCTATATATATACTCCTGCCGCCACTTCCAATAAGTATTTCAGATGCATACTAACATGTACGGGCTCAGCTAATAGCGCCTCTGTTCTTGTTACAAGCCAGGCTTGCGATTGTACTCTTGG
Above is a genomic segment from Bacteroidota bacterium containing:
- a CDS encoding T9SS type A sorting domain-containing protein: MKVVKAQAGFIQPSSVDTLKNLVSLSSCGLNYTSGSVLLGKRMSVVALPYIGMDQPAPIVISSIPSSAKINSAFLWWDISGKDSVLSVTVQNPVSISKTFAGTLIGRGKPKCWGDYGAAFRADVTSLVSGNGTYFISGLPTDTTFTKSDTNGATLLVIYTDTTSGYTGHIKINDGYLMAKFDTITSTIYNIAVPSGVTSGKAFMLVSDLENEIGTKIKMNGGAYTSITQNFWDFKEKSTVYTLGQESSLFGIQVPNDCSNLIAIGTYYQTSVTSVTPVITQKADTLISSAALTYQWDYNNNHISGSVNKQHIALQSGIYRVIISYSGSNCYFTSAPDTVITCSDRIKPNINRSGNVLTTDSLKYPLQWYVNGKIDTNKISFVDTVTITGNYWVQAYDSISGCVVNSDTVFMNIIGINESVERLLGVSIFPNPSSGELNLTFLDHRLENVQLKIESLAGQLLLDEPVNCKTGVVHKIDISGFSSGMYLLKLIDQQRVITRKILIQNE